DNA sequence from the Nicotiana tomentosiformis chromosome 3, ASM39032v3, whole genome shotgun sequence genome:
GAATACGTCATGCAGATGCACCGAGTCACGGGCATCACTATAATAGAGGATTCCCTAGTTAAGTACCTACATTAGTAACTATGAAGGTAGCAGAGGAGCTGTAAACAACAAAATTAGTAAATCAACTAAGAGTTGAGAGTTGGTAACAATGACAAACCTTTTTTCCAACACCATGCACCACACGCATTACTAGTTTAATATCTCCCCCTAAGCTTAGGAGGGATTGTTCGTAAATTATTCATCCTCCTAGCACTATAAATAGCCTACATTAGTACCAGATTTATACTATCTCATCTTTGCATTTACTTCTCTTTACAATTTTTGTAGGGAGGAAATTCTGCCTTAGATTCCTTATATCATGGCTTTCAAAACAAGAGCCTCAGTTACCCTTTTCCTCTCCTTGAATCTCCTTTTCTTTGCCATAGTCAGTGGAACTGATTGTGGCTCTTGTCATCATAATCCTCCTAGCACCGGTAATGGTGGTGGCAATGGCGGTAACACTGGTGGCTCGGGCAATGGTGGCGGCTCCGGCAACGGAGGTGGTTCGGGCAATGGTGGCGGCTCCGGCAACGGAGGTGGTTCGGGCAATGGCGGAGGAGGTGGCAATGGACAAGGCAGGTGCCCGAGAGATGCTCTGAAGTTGGGGGTATGTGCAAATTTACTTGGTGGATTGGTGGGAGTGATAGTGGGTTCTCCACCAACTTTGCCGTGCTGCAGCTTGATCGCGGGGCTGGCGGATTTAGAGGCGGCAGTTTGCTTGTGCACAGCCATAAGGGCAAATGTGCTGGGAATAAATCTGAATGTGCCACTCTCTCTTAGCCTTGTTCTCAACAACTGTGGAAGGAATCCTCCTACTGGCTTCACTTGCTAATAAGCCAATGTCCTCAATGCCTATTTCAGCCTTTTCTTATGTTGGCCATTTTGTGTTTGCatctattttcttttataatCACTTGTTTATCGTGTTGTGTTAATTGTTGCAAATAAGCGAGCTTGCAAAAATGAAAGAGCAGGTTCGTGAATCAGTTGATTTTGTGTCTGTACTCCGTACTCAAAGgtttataatttatatattataatattatgCTGCCTTTTGTATTTCATGAGCATCTTTCTCGGTTTCGTTTGCCTACTCCAGTGTCATAATTAAGATGGCTATTGGCTGGCTAGCTAACCGAATAATTTCCCTTGGAAAAAAGAATTTTCTtttgagaaagaaaagaaaatataacaaaaGAAAAtggtaaagtttttttttttttttagataaCTTGGATCAAGACAAGACTATTGATCAGAAAATATTGGCAAACCCCCTAGTGATATAATTGATTAATGTGTGCAataattttttcataaaaatacTTCCTAAATGTCATCTT
Encoded proteins:
- the LOC104095932 gene encoding 14 kDa proline-rich protein DC2.15-like yields the protein MAFKTRASVTLFLSLNLLFFAIVSGTDCGSCHHNPPSTGNGGGNGGNTGGSGNGGGSGNGGGSGNGGGSGNGGGSGNGGGGGNGQGRCPRDALKLGVCANLLGGLVGVIVGSPPTLPCCSLIAGLADLEAAVCLCTAIRANVLGINLNVPLSLSLVLNNCGRNPPTGFTC